Below is a genomic region from Vairimorpha necatrix chromosome 1, complete sequence.
tattttttattaagctTATCTAATACATAAGCTAATACTGTGCTATCTTTTCCTCCACTAATACCGATACCAACTGTAGACCCTTCTATAAACATAGAAGAGTTAATAATTGTATTATGAATGTCATCTTCGAAAAGAGtataaaaacattcttTACAGACTTTCGATCTATCTTTTGATCTTAAAATAATAGCTTTTTGAGTTGTGCAATTATCACAAGACATAAAAGggagaattttttaatatgaaaaaagaaaaaattttcaaaaattattttttcatttaaaaatattctttgtcgtttaaaaaaaatttatagtgACTTtcgattatttttatttaaaaaattacgtttctcatttttttcatctGTAAACTGTCGCCCTCGTCTCCATAGAAAATTACATTGGATTCGTGTAGTTTTATAGAAAACAAAgtagattttatattttccgtatttttaatttcaaaatcttTTGAATCTAATACCCAAatttctcctttttttgaacACATTCCAATTTTATCGTTTAGAAAATGTAGTCCTGTTAGTGGTTCTTCACTGTATTTATGTTCAAAAAATGGTTTACAAGTATTTCTAGAGTCATAAGTATAAAAACTTCCGGATGAAGTcgtcaaatataaaaaattttcatgaCCGAccatattttctaaatttccatcaataaaaaaatttgttccTGTTGATAAATTTGCAATTGTGTTTTTTTCTCCGTAAAAAATCATGTTTCCTGCATTTGCAATTTTTTCGACGTTCAAGTTCGTTGTAAAACTTTCTTTTATTCTCAAAGTTTCCAAATCCcattctaaaatttttttatcatcgCTTCCAGAATATAAagcattattaaaaaattttactgcCAGTACGGAGTCATCATGACCTTTTAACAATAGTTGGGGCGTCAATGGATTGAATACGAGACTATCGTACAACATAATGTCTTTTTCGCAAGTAGCCAAAGCTATATAGtgtttgttatttttataaatatattctgAATCATTTATTGACgagaacaaaaaaatgtcGTGGTTAATAATAAAGTCATCATGTTCCTTGTCGTAGATAtgaaattgtaaaaaactttcctctaaattattagaaGTAGAAAAAAGGACCAAATCGCTTTCACATATAAAAGTATCATTATTTTCCAGTTCCATAATTGGTTCATCAAGAAATGGGATTTCTAGATGAGAAAGTTGTTgaattatttcttcatttttttcatatttatttaacttgTCAATTGAAATTTGGGCGGGAATATGATTTATCGTATTAATCATTTGggtataaaatattaaaaaaagataattaaaatttcaaaagaccgttattaatttattaaaataaaattgtaatCCCATGTGACAAAATTTGAAAGACGAAAtcatagaaaatatttaaaaaagccgttattaatttagaaatgaaaaattctAATCCCATGTGGCAAAATATGAAAGACGAAAtcatagaaaatattaaaaagaaaaaagcagaaaatatagaaaacaGTGAGAATACTAGAAATTacattttagattttataaataaaaaagatgaaatCACATGCACTGATGACAATTGTCTTGTAAAATGGTACGATAATAATTTAGAGGTAAATGATGAAGATTCcttagaaaatattgattttacTAGTGTCAATGAAAACgcagaagaagaaattttaaatattgaaaaaaacaaaaatcataaattttttaatatttttgtactacacaatttgaaaatattagaaattgaaaatattaaaaatgaagatattttaaaaatagaaaaccaagaaatatcatttttttcatattctaaaaattttttagaattttgtaaatgtataaatttgaCCACAGATAAAAAATCTGTAAATTGTACTAATGTAGATacatttagaaaaatattttctacgAAATATATTGACAATACgatcaataaatttatagataaaataatcaatgATCCTATTAATTATGAAGAAAATGATAAacagaaatttataataattttactatATACGTATTTGTATTctgtaaatataaaacataagaaaaaatttttattatatgaaaaaacaaagaataatattttcttaatcAAATCggaatataaatttagaatttcTTATACTAAAGATTATAATATTGATAAATGGATACTAAATCTAaaagaatatgaaaatttatatgatgagtcaaattttttaaatttttattatcaaaattatgTGTCAAAACCAAGTGGCGAAAaagatttgttttataattttgtttgtaGAATAAACAAAGTCATACTAAATATTGAGAAAGGCAAACAATTGCATTTCCTAAAGAGAGTTTTTATGTTACACACGATATTATATTCATCTGTGGACGAATTACAAGTTTATAAAACAGtcatagatttttttaataagaaaattgTAAGCTTTGCCACAgaatacttaaaaaaacatgtccttacattttattttaatatcttaAACAATATTGGACAggtagaaatttttaatataattttatcgCACATTGTTAATAATCTAGAAATCTATACAAAATACGAAAAAGAAGTCTTTAGATTTAATCTTCTACAAATAAGAGATTGGTCAcaattcatttatttagttgaacaaaatattgaatcttttaataatattagcCTCGCTAtggatttattattttatgcaTCAgacaatattaataaacagAATACAAAAGGAATACTAGAAATAATaggtttatttataaatatccacgagcttataaaaatagatcatttttttaaatttataaaaatttattttaggcatttaaaaaatcaatttttaaatttgagcTTATTGAAAGAACAAGAcgaaattttagatttttataataaaaatacagacaaaattagtaaaattattttatcatttcagagatttgtaattttatcaaatgaggataataaaaaagagaagaaaaaagaaacaagGCAATCGATCATCGAAACACAATTCCATTCTTTTATTGGTGTCATTTATAAGCTtgaagatattttatatgcGACTTATAAAGacaaagtaaaaattaCCAAAATGAGATCTTTTACATTTAgagaaaacaaaatcttataaagtataaataaatttatatgttgaattttattattaaaatgtactataattttaaaaaaaaatatttctgtCAGAAGACAGATCTCCGGTGATACTAAGATTGCCCTGGAGATCTGAGAATACCATGCTGTAAGTATTCTCCCTCTTTAcatgtataatttttggaGGAAAATTGGTGATATTTTCCCGcctaaaattataaaagaaaatcatgCCTAGAAGGGTATgaagaataataaaaatattagtcTAAAACATTCTTCTCGGACTGATGGGAAACCATCAGTCCacaatttcatttttttacatattatataatgaaTTCACTgtgatttatttaataaaaatttataacaatTGCTTTTTCCCATAAGCAAAATATTaacataaattaaaatgtaagatatattgaaaaagttttattttattgtgatttatcaaaacaacaaattattcattgtatttttatttaacatAAATACAGTCATACAGCACTACAATATGTTGGTTTGTAATATCCTATTATGAACTgctattttgttttttatgctattttataaatttgtttgttttttgtttatgtaaaaaactataaataagaGAGAATTTTTCGAAAATgcataaaagaaattttaagataaaaaaatatttttttataccaaaaaagaaaattaataaaaaaaaggatattattaaaaaaatcccCAAAGAAACTAAAAGAGTAATAAACAATGAATATTTCCCTGCTtggtttaaataatttatttttttatacccCACATGTCTAAAAATCATTCTAATGGACCAGAAATTTCAGAAGAAGAATTTTATCTTCAAAGATTGACTACAGTAAAAAAGCAACTTAGCGAAAATGAAAATGTTTacccaaataaatttgaagtCAAAAATAGATTCcatgaaattattaaatataaagattcACAAGATGAAGAATTACAAGATATTAATGTTCAGTCTGCAGGAAGAATTATGAGTTTTAGGGTTCATGCAAGATATTCTTTTTTCCAAATCATGTCTGAAGATTTTAATCTTCAGCTTGTTGTAGATTCTCAAgttttagataaaaaagaagtcTTGACTAGCATTAGGAGAGGAGATATAGTAGGATTTAGAGGGAAATTAGGTAGAACAAAAACTAAGGAATTTAGTGTATTTGTTAAAACTTTAGAGATATTGACTCCTTGTCTCAGATCCATACCTACAGATTATTATGGTCTTAAGGACCCTGAGATTATTTACCGTAAAAGATACCTTGAtctattaattaataaagaatcGAAGAATAGATTTATGATAAGATCCAAattagtaaaatttattagaaattatcTAGACGAAAGAGATTTCGTAGAGGTAGAGACACctcttttaaatatcatCCCATCAGGAGCCGCAGCTAAGCCTTTCATTACACATCACaatgaattaaaaatggatttatatttgagaATTGCACCtgaattatatttgaaGAAATTAGTAATAGGAGGAATGGACCGTGTTTACGATATGGGAAAAGTGTTTAGAAATGAAGGAATAGACTTGACTCATAATCCTGAATTTACTATCTGTGAATTTTATATGGCGTACGCAGATTACAACGACATGATGAACATGACCGaagaattattaaatgGAATGTGTAGACATTTGCATGGATCAGAAAAGATAACATACGCCCCAAATAAAAGAGAACAGGAAATCGAGCCCgtagaaataaatttcgCGAGGCCTTTTGCTAAGTACAACATGCTTGAAGAGATTAGTAAGGCGGTAGGTAAGAAATTAGATGGAATTAATATAAACGAACCAGAAACACTTAAATTACTAATTGAAACATGCGAGAAAAACGACATAAAAGTTGACAATCCCAAAACATTGACCAGAGTCCTTGATAAATTAGTAGGTCATTTTATTGAGCCAAAATGCATTAATCCTTCGTTTATTGTGGGGTACCCCCTTGCCACGTCTCCACTCGCCAAGAATCACAGAAGTGAACCAGGCATGGTAGAAAGATTTGagctttttataaatggcAAAGAGATCTGCAATGCCTACACTGAATTGAATAATCCAGTAGAGCAGAGGCTGAGATTTAAGATGCAGGCACAGGACATTAATGAAGGAGACGACGAAGCCATGATCACAGATGAAGATTTCTGTGTTGCCCTCGAGTATGGCCTTCCTCCTACTGGTGGATGGGGACTCGGCGTGGACAGACTCACCATGTTCATGACCAATGCTGCCAATATAAAAGACGTGGTTTTATTCCCAGCCATGAAACCTGAAgcagaaaattaaaaattagtttcttttatgaatatttacaataagTTAAAGATGcgtatatttaaaattcaaagaaatttaatttttctttattattttacttgtattttttaacaaatattCCCTTTCTTCTTCTGTTGATATTAGAGGCAGTATCTTTtctcttattttttcgaaaacactgttgatattatttatttcttcttcttccaGTAGTGAAGAGTCAATCATGTTCCACTGATACGGAACATAAGTCAAATTTACTAATctcataaatttatcatcGACCTCTTGGGAAAATACAAGATTTTCTAGTCTTATGCCAAATTCGCCATCATAATAAATTCCTGGCTCAATGGAAAATACTTGatttagtaaaattttactgtTAAAATTGTAGCTTAAAGTTGGTGGCCCTTCGTGGACACACAAAAAATGGCCAACTCCGTGCCCCGAGGCATGTCcataattttcaaatttattccATAAATCTAATCTGGTCAAGGAGTCGATTATGCAAccattaatatttttaggaTAAATTTGACTCATTGCTCTAATTTGTccctttaatattttagtgTACAttgtctttattttttcatttacttttcctaaaaataaagtccTTGATGTGTCTGTAGTCccgaaaatataattactACCAACATCTAATAGACAAATTTGGTCATTTTTGATTTGTTCTTCTCCCGCACTGTAGTGGATTATGGCGCTATTTGAGCCAGCCCCCACGATAGACTCGAAACTTGGAAATTTATACCCATAAAATTCTGATTTAATTTCATCGAGTTTCTCTGACACTTGTTTTTCTGTTacattttcatttttattaatccatacaaataatttgtttagTGCTACGCCATCAAGAATATAAGCCAAGTTGAAACCTTCTAGTTCTTCTCTTGTTTTTTGAGATTGACATAATCTAATTTTGTCTGTATACTTGGGactttttaataatgaattTAGATAACCATTACATGTATTTGATACTAcaaatttgtttgtatttttaaataaaaaattttcaaaatcttCGTATTTGCAAATTTCGacattttctaattttatttctgcattacaaaaaagtcgaacttcttttttattcaaagaTGCATATGCATAAAATAGaggattatattttatatctgaACCTCTGAGGTTAAACACCCAACATATTGTATCCATTTctgttattattaattcttcgtcttcatttatttcttccctgatttcttttattttctcttGATACGTTTTCCCGCATATTATGGCATTTTCTTCTAAGTCTTTGtaaatcataaaatttctataattttcatttatgcCAAGtcttttgaaattttctttataaaaatcgcagattttataattttctattgAATAAACTTTATTGAAAATTCGCACAGGTTTATGCGCATAAATTTCGTCTACAAAATCTTCAGTAATTTGTACTAACTCAATGGCATGCTTAGAAAGATTCTCTgttaaagttttaatatattcagTTGTATAATGTCTAGGATTTAATCCGactctttttatttctatgTTGTCTCTTAAATATTCTTCTAATGAGTCTATTcccatttttttcattttataattcGTGAGTTCTTTTTCTGCTTGTAAATAATAGCGAGAGTCGGTAAACAAagcattatttttacaagttACTGCTAGGCCATTTGAACCTGTAAACCCTGTAAGAAATTCCACCCGTTTGTCAGAAGGGCCAATGTATTCATTGAGGTGTTCGTCTGCAGTGATATTTATGTATCCTCCtaaattgtatttattaagCAGTGAATTTATCATGGGGTactgttttatatttttataaatcaacACAAAACATTTCCTTAAACTCTATAGAAAACATTAGTTAAATTGAGACTAAACTTATTtctatttaataaataactTAGGTGGTTGTACGTTATTGTAAGTGCTATCTTTTTATTGGAACAGAGCTATTTTGCTGTCGTCGCATGATCTTTTTATTCGACCATCTATTTACTCTAAAGATGTATAAATCTCTAAGCTCTTTTAAGTCTTAGAGCATTCATAtctgaataaaaaatctcttTGACTGTCTAAATGTAGCTTTTACTGCTGTCTAACTTTGTTACTTAGTCATCACGTGTGAGAACTTGCGGTGTAGTCATTGTCTTGTATCAATTTAGCATCCTGATATGGTTCACGagtaaattatattgtGCACTTTTATCTTcgatatattaaattgacAGAGAATGtcttttttcttgtatTATACATAGTTACTATTTCAAACTGTTGTACAGAATAATATAAATGGTTTATTAGAATAAGACTTAATCTCGTGTCTATTCTAATATAACtgttgaaaatatatattaaataaatttaatccttaacttacaattatctttaacaatatattttataccGACAAatgatttagaaaattactttatttgggtataaaataatatcttaCTTACTAATTAATTTTCACAAGTTATAATCACAATTTCTTCTGACAGATTGGTTTCCTCCCGAAATCCACATATTGGTTCCTCGAATACCCCCTCCTGTTCAGTATAAAGCCCATGTCTGATTGACATAATTAGGCTTTCTAAAGTCATTTAAAAGACTCTTGTCTGTATATATACTTCCGTTCTGGGTTCTAATCGGAGCTCTTTGATATGCGAGCGGTGAAAATTAGTTACTATTCCATTCCAAGTCATCACATAAGACATAATTTTCGgctaatatttatagagaGAAGCCGCATGATTTGCAAGCAAGTCGtatttatgtttctttTCTGTTTATACCGCTTGAAGGTTGTTATAGCTTGTTTCCAACTTCAACAACGATCACTTCTTTCATCAACTTGCccaaaaaagaaataaggCTTGTTatactttattttgataCTTGAATTTATCATAGTGTCAACTCTTATCTCAACATACTCATTGGCTAAACATTCTTATACTGAATGATTGCTTATTCTTTTAGCATGGGATAATCCATACGTCTTACATAACTGCAGGTGTATGCATCGCAGTGCCGTCTCATGTTATCATGTAAAGCATACGATCACATTGAGTGGCTATATGATCTACTGTCTTTGCATATTTATGACAGTGTAGGCattttttctgtttttcAAAGAATATGTTTCGGTCCTGTAATGCACATAAGTTGCTTATCTCTCTTGGGCTTAAATTCCTTTTTGTAAGCCACATAGCAACCGGCTTTATTCAATATGGATCGTCTCGTGGTCTAAATAGCTTTAAatggttttttttgttgacaaatgatttaaaaaattgttttatttataaaactttcTATAAAATCGTATTTTGAATTCCTTATAGCTAAAATTGGGGTTGTcatctaaaattttgtattaaGATTTAAAGCAACTGTGTAATCTTCAGTCTTGATTCGCAgtcttttttaatgttttattaattattctATCATTTTTGCATGGGCGGAAACTCTTCGAATgtttatagaaatttttttacatacgTATCGTGtcattatcattttttatatacgaCCAAATCCCGTTAAAATTTCAAGTTGTAAATACTAAACACCAGTATATGATATTCGAATACTGACTTATGTGGAATCTTAATATACAAGATTATAGCAAACCATATTTGAGTTTTGCTATTAAAGAGAATTCTGGTCTAATTTCATGGCAAAGTATTCCAAATTGAtcttaaatcttttatgaATGCCAATTAAAGCGTTTAAAACGTTGTAAAACATTTGAAGTTATTTTAAAGGCATAGGCCTTAAGCCATGTTTTGgggtttaattttttattaaaattgacGTAAAATCCTTAATTTTGCATGTGAAGAGATGGCGctacttcattttttgctccgtaaacataaaaatttataataagatttaaaatcttgttttttttcaaatctgtacattttttttttcgaggggcaagaaaatgaagttaAGGTATTTTTTGACGATTtgagaatttttaattgtctTCATAAGATTTGACATTAAGgggttaaaaattttaatgtttaaataCTCATATGTTGAATCTTAAGAAGACCATTCgggaaataaatatattgtgAAGATGTGTGCCTTAGAACAATAAAGCAGCATTTGTCGACTTTTTGGATGCAAAGTAAATCTGTTTCCATAATAA
It encodes:
- a CDS encoding WD40 repeat domain-containing protein, with the protein product MINTINHIPAQISIDKLNKYEKNEEIIQQLSHLEIPFLDEPIMELENNDTFICESDLVLFSTSNNLEESFLQFHIYDKEHDDFIINHDIFLFSSINDSEYIYKNNKHYIALATCEKDIMLYDSLVFNPLTPQLLLKGHDDSVLAVKFFNNALYSGSDDKKILEWDLETLRIKESFTTNLNVEKIANAGNMIFYGEKNTIANLSTGTNFFIDGNLENMVGHENFLYLTTSSGSFYTYDSRNTCKPFFEHKYSEEPLTGLHFLNDKIGMCSKKGEIWVLDSKDFEIKNTENIKSTLFSIKLHESNVIFYGDEGDSLQMKKMRNVIF
- a CDS encoding lysine-tRNA ligase (KARS1), translating into MSKNHSNGPEISEEEFYLQRLTTVKKQLSENENVYPNKFEVKNRFHEIIKYKDSQDEELQDINVQSAGRIMSFRVHARYSFFQIMSEDFNLQLVVDSQVLDKKEVLTSIRRGDIVGFRGKLGRTKTKEFSVFVKTLEILTPCLRSIPTDYYGLKDPEIIYRKRYLDLLINKESKNRFMIRSKLVKFIRNYLDERDFVEVETPLLNIIPSGAAAKPFITHHNELKMDLYLRIAPELYLKKLVIGGMDRVYDMGKVFRNEGIDLTHNPEFTICEFYMAYADYNDMMNMTEELLNGMCRHLHGSEKITYAPNKREQEIEPVEINFARPFAKYNMLEEISKAVGKKLDGININEPETLKLLIETCEKNDIKVDNPKTLTRVLDKLVGHFIEPKCINPSFIVGYPLATSPLAKNHRSEPGMVERFELFINGKEICNAYTELNNPVEQRLRFKMQAQDINEGDDEAMITDEDFCVALEYGLPPTGGWGLGVDRLTMFMTNAANIKDVVLFPAMKPEAEN
- a CDS encoding xaa-Pro aminopeptidase 1 (AMPP) — translated: MINSLLNKYNLGGYINITADEHLNEYIGPSDKRVEFLTGFTGSNGLAVTCKNNALFTDSRYYLQAEKELTNYKMKKMGIDSLEEYLRDNIEIKRVGLNPRHYTTEYIKTLTENLSKHAIELVQITEDFVDEIYAHKPVRIFNKVYSIENYKICDFYKENFKRLGINENYRNFMIYKDLEENAIICGKTYQEKIKEIREEINEDEELIITEMDTICWVFNLRGSDIKYNPLFYAYASLNKKEVRLFCNAEIKLENVEICKYEDFENFLFKNTNKFVVSNTCNGYLNSLLKSPKYTDKIRLCQSQKTREELEGFNLAYILDGVALNKLFVWINKNENVTEKQVSEKLDEIKSEFYGYKFPSFESIVGAGSNSAIIHYSAGEEQIKNDQICLLDVGSNYIFGTTDTSRTLFLGKVNEKIKTMYTKILKGQIRAMSQIYPKNINGCIIDSLTRLDLWNKFENYGHASGHGVGHFLCVHEGPPTLSYNFNSKILLNQVFSIEPGIYYDGEFGIRLENLVFSQEVDDKFMRLVNLTYVPYQWNMIDSSLLEEEEINNINSVFEKIREKILPLISTEEEREYLLKNTSKIIKKN